Proteins co-encoded in one Opisthocomus hoazin isolate bOpiHoa1 chromosome 9, bOpiHoa1.hap1, whole genome shotgun sequence genomic window:
- the METTL8 gene encoding tRNA N(3)-cytidine methyltransferase METTL8, mitochondrial isoform X2 encodes MNFVTRLSALCLRKSKMQQRHQSSRRPAVPLGSRILTDPSKVFEHNMWDHMQWSQEEEENAKEKAAKNSLVKVQLEDQDKYEREASKYWNEFYKTHKSNFFKDRNWLFLEFPEILPEKRRQELKTEEKSSEHTKINSTDIFLQKNEMFEEGDKYWKKSYGGGSASVQGYVDNKSQAKSLTESPQGKNCGEELGRLESFPGSDATYRILEVGCGAGNSVFPILKVLCDTPGTFLYCCDFASGAVELVKLHSSYNSAWCSAFVHDVCDDALPYPFPDEILDVILLVFVLSTIHPDRMQRVVNRLAKLLKPGGMLLFRDYGRYDTAQLRFKKGRCLSENFYVRGDGTRVYFFTKENR; translated from the exons ATGAATTTCGTTACAAGGCTTTCTGCTTTATGTCTGAGGAAAAGCAAGATGCAACAGAGGCACCAAAGCAGTAGACGACCTGCTGTTCCACTTGGATCGCGGATTTTAACTGATCCTTCTAAGGTTTTTGAGCATAACATGTG GGACCACATGCAGTGGTCACAAGAAGAAGAGGAGAATGCcaaggaaaaagcagcaaagaactCGCTTGTGAAAGTCCAATTGGAAGACCAAG ataAATATGAGAGAGAAGCCAGTAAATATTGGAATGAATTTTACAAGACtcataaaagtaacttttttaaGGATCGCAATTGGCTGTTTCTGGAGTTTCCAGAAATTCTTCCAGAAAAAAGGAGACAAGagttgaaaacagaagaaaaatcttcagaacacacaaaaataaatagtactgacatttttttacagaaaaatgaaatgtttgaggAAGGAGACAAATATTGGAAGAAAAGTTATGGAGGTGGTTCTGCTTCTGTACAAGGATACGTAGATAATAAAAGCCAAGCAAAATCTCTTACTGAGAGTCCTCAGGGTAAAAACTGTGGAGAAGAACTTGGCAGGCTAGAATCCTTCCCTGGTAGTGATGCCACTTACAGAATATTAGAG GTTGGTTGTGGTGCTGGAAACAGTGTCTTTCCTATTTTGAAAGTTCTATG cGATACACCTGGAACCTTTCTATACTGTTGTGATTTTGCTTCAGGAGCAGTGGAGCTGGTAAAG TTACATTCGTCCTACAATTCAGCCTGGTGTTCTGCCTTTGTTCATGATGTGTGTGATGATGCTTTACCCTATCCTTTTCCAGACGAGATCCTGGATGTCATTCTCCTTGTCTTTGTACTCTCTACTATTCATCCTGACAG GATGCAAAGGGTTGTAAATAGGTTGGCTAAACTACTGAAACCTGGAGGAATGTTGTTATTTCGAGACTATGGAAGATATGATACAGCTCAACTTCGCTTTAAAAAAG GTCGCTGCTTGTCAGAAAATTTTTATGTACGAGGAGATGGAACCAGAGTATATTTCTTTACCAAAG AAAATAGATGA
- the METTL8 gene encoding tRNA N(3)-cytidine methyltransferase METTL8, mitochondrial isoform X1 has product MNFVTRLSALCLRKSKMQQRHQSSRRPAVPLGSRILTDPSKVFEHNMWDHMQWSQEEEENAKEKAAKNSLVKVQLEDQDKYEREASKYWNEFYKTHKSNFFKDRNWLFLEFPEILPEKRRQELKTEEKSSEHTKINSTDIFLQKNEMFEEGDKYWKKSYGGGSASVQGYVDNKSQAKSLTESPQGKNCGEELGRLESFPGSDATYRILEVGCGAGNSVFPILKVLCDTPGTFLYCCDFASGAVELVKLHSSYNSAWCSAFVHDVCDDALPYPFPDEILDVILLVFVLSTIHPDRMQRVVNRLAKLLKPGGMLLFRDYGRYDTAQLRFKKGRCLSENFYVRGDGTRVYFFTKDEVWNMFNLAGLTEVQNLVDRRLQVNRKKKVQMQRVWIQSKFQKPLLSLNNPEETTETHPYG; this is encoded by the exons ATGAATTTCGTTACAAGGCTTTCTGCTTTATGTCTGAGGAAAAGCAAGATGCAACAGAGGCACCAAAGCAGTAGACGACCTGCTGTTCCACTTGGATCGCGGATTTTAACTGATCCTTCTAAGGTTTTTGAGCATAACATGTG GGACCACATGCAGTGGTCACAAGAAGAAGAGGAGAATGCcaaggaaaaagcagcaaagaactCGCTTGTGAAAGTCCAATTGGAAGACCAAG ataAATATGAGAGAGAAGCCAGTAAATATTGGAATGAATTTTACAAGACtcataaaagtaacttttttaaGGATCGCAATTGGCTGTTTCTGGAGTTTCCAGAAATTCTTCCAGAAAAAAGGAGACAAGagttgaaaacagaagaaaaatcttcagaacacacaaaaataaatagtactgacatttttttacagaaaaatgaaatgtttgaggAAGGAGACAAATATTGGAAGAAAAGTTATGGAGGTGGTTCTGCTTCTGTACAAGGATACGTAGATAATAAAAGCCAAGCAAAATCTCTTACTGAGAGTCCTCAGGGTAAAAACTGTGGAGAAGAACTTGGCAGGCTAGAATCCTTCCCTGGTAGTGATGCCACTTACAGAATATTAGAG GTTGGTTGTGGTGCTGGAAACAGTGTCTTTCCTATTTTGAAAGTTCTATG cGATACACCTGGAACCTTTCTATACTGTTGTGATTTTGCTTCAGGAGCAGTGGAGCTGGTAAAG TTACATTCGTCCTACAATTCAGCCTGGTGTTCTGCCTTTGTTCATGATGTGTGTGATGATGCTTTACCCTATCCTTTTCCAGACGAGATCCTGGATGTCATTCTCCTTGTCTTTGTACTCTCTACTATTCATCCTGACAG GATGCAAAGGGTTGTAAATAGGTTGGCTAAACTACTGAAACCTGGAGGAATGTTGTTATTTCGAGACTATGGAAGATATGATACAGCTCAACTTCGCTTTAAAAAAG GTCGCTGCTTGTCAGAAAATTTTTATGTACGAGGAGATGGAACCAGAGTATATTTCTTTACCAAAG ATGAGGTATGGAACATGTTCAACTTGGCTGGATTAACTGAAGTACAGAATTTAGTTGATCGGCGATTACAagtaaacaggaagaaaaaagtgcaaaTGCAGCGAGTTTGGATACAAAGCAAGTTCCAAAAACCATTGCTGTCTCTGAATAATCCAGAAGAAACCACCGAAACACACCCTTATGGATGA